A window of Mycolicibacterium fluoranthenivorans contains these coding sequences:
- a CDS encoding 2-hydroxyacid dehydrogenase codes for MDREAVEVVKVLAHFTPGAKVLDFVAPESDWLDIRWCAEDDDETFHRELPGADVIWHVLRPLSGPDLERATRARLIHKLGAGVNTIDVDTATRRGIAVANMPGANAPSVAEGTLLLMLAALRRLPALDRATREGRGWPSDPSLGETVRDIGGCTVGLVGYGNIAKQVERIVLAMGGQVVHTSTRDDGTPGWRALPDLLAAADIVSLHLPLNEHTRHLIGPDELAAMKPGAVLVNTSRGPIVDEEALVEVLRSGHLAAAGLDVFAEEPVPAGAALLTLDNVVVTPHVTWYTVDTMRRYLEMAVENCRRLRDGEPLAHLVNEVR; via the coding sequence ATGGATCGCGAAGCGGTGGAAGTAGTCAAGGTCCTCGCCCATTTCACCCCAGGCGCGAAGGTTCTGGATTTCGTTGCACCGGAATCTGATTGGCTCGATATCCGGTGGTGCGCCGAGGATGACGACGAGACCTTCCACCGCGAACTGCCCGGCGCCGACGTGATCTGGCACGTGCTGCGGCCCCTGTCGGGCCCCGACCTGGAACGGGCTACGCGCGCCAGGCTGATCCACAAGCTGGGCGCCGGCGTGAACACCATCGACGTCGACACCGCCACCCGACGCGGTATCGCGGTGGCGAATATGCCAGGGGCCAACGCGCCGTCGGTCGCCGAGGGCACCCTGCTCCTCATGCTGGCCGCATTGCGCCGGCTGCCGGCGCTGGACCGGGCCACTCGAGAGGGCCGCGGCTGGCCGTCGGATCCCAGTCTGGGTGAGACCGTCCGCGATATCGGCGGCTGCACGGTGGGGCTGGTCGGTTACGGCAACATCGCCAAGCAGGTCGAGCGCATCGTGCTGGCCATGGGCGGCCAGGTGGTGCACACCAGCACCCGCGACGACGGGACGCCCGGCTGGCGCGCACTGCCCGACCTGCTGGCGGCCGCCGATATCGTCTCGTTGCATCTGCCGCTCAACGAACACACCCGTCATCTGATCGGCCCCGACGAGCTGGCGGCGATGAAGCCGGGTGCCGTCCTGGTCAACACGTCACGCGGGCCGATCGTCGACGAGGAGGCCCTGGTCGAGGTGCTGCGATCCGGGCACCTGGCCGCAGCCGGGCTCGACGTGTTCGCCGAGGAACCGGTGCCCGCGGGCGCTGCCCTGCTCACCCTCGACAACGTGGTGGTGACCCCACACGTCACCTGGTACACGGTCGACACCATGCGCAGATATCTGGAGATGGCCGTCGAGAACTGCCGCCGCCTGCGTGACGGCGAACCCCTGGCCCACCTGGTTAACGAAGTGAGATAG
- a CDS encoding alpha/beta hydrolase, with translation MSKSAAAGVTREFVGLDSPTAIRAGAGGHPCQGLYHRGIGRKPKIAMIATHYQIDFSEHYLADYMATRGIGFLGWNTRFRGFESSFLLDHALVDIGVGVRWLREVQGIETVILLGNSGGGSLMSAYQAQALHHHVRPALDGMRPAAGLADLPPADGYVASAAHPGRPDVLTAWMDAAVVDENDPVATDPALDVFEARNGPPYSEEFVARYRAAQTARNEAITDWAEAELERIRAAGHSDRPFTVMRTWADPRMVDPTLEPTKRQANLCYAGTPVHANRSARGIAAACTLRNWLGMWSLRHAQTRAEPHLALIDCPALVINAEQDTGVFPSDAQRIHAALASTDKTLCSIDTDHYFTTPGARSEQADTIAKWIAKRWK, from the coding sequence ATGAGCAAGAGCGCTGCTGCCGGGGTCACCCGCGAATTCGTCGGACTGGACTCACCTACCGCCATCCGGGCCGGCGCCGGCGGTCATCCCTGTCAGGGCCTCTACCATCGCGGCATCGGGCGCAAACCCAAGATCGCGATGATCGCCACGCACTATCAGATCGACTTCTCCGAGCACTATCTGGCCGACTACATGGCCACCCGGGGTATCGGCTTCCTGGGCTGGAACACCCGGTTCCGGGGTTTCGAGAGCAGCTTCCTGCTCGACCACGCCCTGGTCGACATCGGAGTCGGCGTGCGCTGGCTGCGCGAGGTGCAAGGTATCGAAACGGTGATCCTGCTGGGCAATTCCGGTGGCGGATCACTGATGTCGGCCTATCAGGCACAAGCGCTGCACCACCATGTCCGGCCGGCACTCGACGGGATGCGCCCCGCCGCGGGCCTGGCCGACCTGCCCCCCGCCGACGGCTACGTCGCCAGCGCCGCACATCCCGGGCGCCCGGACGTGCTGACCGCGTGGATGGATGCCGCGGTGGTCGACGAGAACGACCCGGTGGCCACCGATCCCGCGCTCGACGTGTTCGAGGCGAGGAACGGTCCGCCTTATTCCGAGGAGTTCGTCGCGCGATACCGTGCGGCGCAGACCGCCCGCAACGAGGCCATCACCGACTGGGCCGAAGCCGAACTCGAACGTATCCGGGCGGCCGGACATTCCGACCGCCCGTTCACGGTGATGCGCACCTGGGCCGATCCCAGGATGGTCGACCCGACACTGGAGCCGACCAAGCGCCAGGCCAATCTGTGCTACGCAGGAACCCCGGTGCACGCCAACCGATCCGCACGCGGGATCGCCGCGGCGTGCACGCTGCGCAACTGGCTCGGTATGTGGAGCCTGCGGCACGCGCAGACCCGCGCCGAACCGCACCTGGCGCTGATCGACTGCCCGGCCCTGGTCATCAACGCCGAACAGGACACCGGCGTGTTCCCGTCCGACGCCCAGCGCATTCATGCCGCACTGGCCTCGACGGACAAGACACTGTGCTCGATCGACACCGATCACTACTTCACCACCCCGGGTGCCCGCAGCGAACAGGCCGATACCATCGCCAAATGGATCGCGAAGCGGTGGAAGTAG